One Ostrea edulis chromosome 2, xbOstEdul1.1, whole genome shotgun sequence genomic region harbors:
- the LOC125681825 gene encoding anhydro-N-acetylmuramic acid kinase-like — MLDNMASYVGIGCMSGSSLDGLDLCCVEFMGDRDTDVWGYRILKAETIPYDQEWTSRLAGARDLSGEGLIRLHVEYGHLLGKAIKKFIDKNKLNVEFIASHGHTIFHNPDQNYTFQLGDGETVSRYLDCPFVCNFRNKDVAFGGQGAPFVPCGEKYLFQAYDICINLGGIANIGVQGSKGYDISPCNYVLNKLAATHDASLTFDLDGQISSQGQVLNEVLKELNSLPFYSQPPPKSLGAEWIEDNVLPILDMTSYKIPDLMKTFVEHVACKLVEACETAQSIPGSQPSVKKMTVLLTGGGAFNKTLVEVFRGKLEKLGMHLEASDNDTICFKEALVFAFLGLRCIFGEHNVFKDVTGSESDSVAGSIHLPVSTANDYCITYFHKKKTLI, encoded by the exons ATGTTAGATAACATGGCGAGTTATGTGGGGATTGGATGTATGTCTGGGTCGTCGTTGGACGGACTGGACCTGTGTTGTGTGGAGTTTATGGGGGACCGGGACACGGACGTATGGGGCTACCGAATTTTGAAAGCTGAAACAATACCATATGACCAAGAATGGACTTCTCGGCTGGCTGGCGCACGAGATCTTAGTGGCGAGGGATTAATCCGGCTACATGTTGAGTACGGTCACCTACTGGGGAAAGCAATCAAgaaattcattgacaaaaaTAAACTTAATGTGGAATTTATCGCTTCTCATGGACATACGATTTTTCATAACCCTGATCAAAATTACACGTTTCAGCTAGGAGACGGAGAAACTGTGTCTCGATATTTGGATTGTCCGTTTGTTTGTAACTTCAGGAACAAAGACGTGGCATTTGGTGGTCAAGGAGCCCCTTTTGTGCCATGTGGCGAGAAATATCTTTTCCAGGCTTACGATATTTGTATAAATCTTGGTGGAATTGCAAACATCGGCGTACAAGGCAGTAAAGGTTATGATATTTCCCCATGCAATTATGTGTTGAACAAATTAGCGGCTACACACGACGCGTCCTTGACTTTCGACTTGGATGGACAAATTTCAAGTCAAGGTCAAGTGCTGAATGAAGTGCTGAAGGAACTAAATTCGCTGCCATTTTACTCTCAGCCACCTCCCAAATCACTTGGTGCGGAGTGGATTGAGGATAACGTTCTGCCGATTTTAGAT ATGACGTCGTACAAAATTCCAGACTTGATGAAAACATTTGTGGAACACGTGGCATGTAAACTTGTGGAGGCTTGTGAGACGGCCCAGTCAATTCCTGGCAGTCAACCTTCGGTTAAAAAGATGACTGTGTTATTGACTGGAGGTGGGGCATTCAACAAAACGCTGGTCGAGGTGTTCCGCGGGAAGCTAGAAAAACTCGGCATGCACCTGGAGGCCTCGGATAATGACACCATCTGTTTTAAGGAAGCCCTGGTGTTTGCTTTCCTGGGACTGAGGTGTATATTTGGTGAGCACAACGTGTTTAAGGACGTGACGGGGAGCGAGTCGGATTCTGTAGCAGGCAGCATTCACTTGCCAGTATCCACGGCTAATGATTATTGTATTACGTATTTTCACAAGAAAAAGACGCTCATTTAA
- the LOC125681822 gene encoding protein mono-ADP-ribosyltransferase PARP14-like, whose product MFSSIDDSSDEDSCRTLSGSQSPRTSSLHSGRVNLSKICRDEEDMRLLARLLKCKKGKEVMTRLEETFDCKMHVKFQTKPKRRVVTKRSSSRQCQSQTTFPPQRILKPSVPEYKSTSSTIKNVEITVKQGDITKETADVIVSVVGPDLDFQKSVISKSMCKAGGSTLTKALKDSKSNSGSSRIITTDGGNLKCQFVFTLILQPWTDVTAQNTFRQILEECFQLCVQSNLSSISLPMLGCGRMLQYPLQTTANIMMDVTSKIINAGGLKTVTFVAYITPEYDAMKQSLRQANSSASGGATANADENNEDVMGCTITLSNSSNTRPNPVSRILSELEDNLLYTEHIPNPTNKCLPLRVKGRIHETASKRGLLHIRLDIDQKTGSIVLKGERNHIKVCKHDIIPLLSDGVNTSDRLKCSSEFWSGLAHEYTQTPPYWSHFPRCRPMPEVFKLFQANRQPMLLPVDKDTDAAVRSLVHSTWQKEYVGQGRDAVGLTHTSIKIHSVERIENLELFAKYALKRQEFFRTLSDDETYAFPRIEEVPLSAGMSRGPIDTYAKLTKPLKGEIFPEINEHYLFHGTKPDVLQTIIHQGLDFRMSSDKAMFGMGIYGAESATKADQYVDAKTNRTPGKKKMLLMRMLLGKSYICLDSNPKKYRRPPCTSSGCWRDDCVDMHDRFDSVVGDGQWLFREFVVYAVDQCYPEYIINYERN is encoded by the exons ATGTTCAGTTCGATTGACGACAGCAGTGATGAGGATTCGTGTCGGACATTGTCTGGAAGTCAATCCCCTCGAACATCAAGCCTACATTCAGGAAGAGTAAATTTGTCTAAAATATGTAGAGATG AGGAGGACATGCGATTGTTGGCACGGTTATTGAAATGTAAGAAAGGAAAAGAAGTGATGACCAGATTAGAAGAAACATTTGACTGTAAAATGCATGTCAAGTTCCAAACAAAACCAAAACGTCGAGTCGTAACGAAGCGTTCAAGTTCTCGTCAATGCCAGTCACAAAC GACATTTCCTCCTCAAAGGATTTTAAAGCCATCAGTTCCAGAATACAAGTCAACATCCTCCACCATAAAAAATGTAGAGATCACGGTCAAACAGGGTGACATCACCAAGGAAACG GCTGATGTTATTGTCAGTGTAGTTGGACCAGACCTTGATTTTCAGAAAAGTGTAATTTCGAAATCAATGTGCAAGGCTGGAGGAAGCACTCTGACAAAG GCTTTGAAGGATTCCAAATCTAACTCGGGCAGCTCCCGGATCATCACGACAGATGGAGGAAACCTGAAATGTCAGTTTGTGTTTACACTGATACTACAGCCTTGGACGGATGTAACGGCTCAAAAT ACATTTCGACAGATCCTAGAAGAGTGTTTTCAGTTGTGTGTCCAGAGTAACTTATCCTCGATATCACTGCCGATGTTAGGATGTGGACGGATGTTACAATATCCACTACAAACCACAGCCAACATCATGATGGATGTAACCAGTAAAATCATAAACGCAGGCGGACTAAAG ACTGTGACATTTGTTGCATACATTACACCCGAGTATGACGCCATGAAACAATCATTACGTCAGGCCAACAGCAGTGCTTCAGGGGGAGCGACAGCCAATGCTG ACGAAAACAACGAGGATGTGATGGGTTGCACCATAACGTTATCAAACTCTTCCAATACTCGACCAAACCCCGTGTCTCGGATTCTTTCTGAACTAGAGGACAACTTACTGTACACTGAACACATTCCAAATCCTACAAATAAATGTTTACCTCTCCGAGTGAAGGGGCGCATTCACGAAACAGCATCAAAAAGAGGCCTACTACACATAAGACTGGATATTG ATCAAAAGACCGGCAGCATTGTGTTAAAGGGTGAAAGAAATCACATTAAAGTGTGCAAACATGACATCATACCTCTCCTCTCGGATGGCGTGAACACTTCCGATCGGCTGAAATGTTCCTCAGAATTTTGGTCTGGTCTTGCACATGAGTACACTCAAACGCCGCCATATTGGTCTCACTTTCCAAGATGTCGTCCGATGCCGGAAGTGTTTAAACTATTTCAAGCCAATCGTCAGCCGATGTTGCTCCCCGTGGACAAGGATACTGACGCAGCTGTCCGGAGTCTGGTTCACAGCACATGGCAGAAGGAATATGTCGGGCAGGGCCGAGACGCGGTTGGTTTGACGCATACATCCATCAAAATCCACAGCGTTGAAAGGATTGAAAACCTCGAACTTTTTGCGAAATACGCCTTGAAACGTCAGGAGTTCTTTCGCACTCTTTCGGACGACGAAACATATGCATTCCCCAGAATTGAGGAGGTTCCGTTGTCTGCAGGTATGTCCAGAGGACCAATAGATACTTACGCAAAGTTGACAAAACCGCTAAAAGGAGAAATTTTCCCGGAAATAAATGAGCACTACTTGTTTCATGGAACGAAACCCGATGTTTTACAAACTATCATTCATCAGGGACTGGACTTCAGAATGAGCAGTGATAAGGCAATGTTTGGAATGGGAATTTACGGAGCGGAAAGCGCTACTAAAGCTGATCAGTATGTGG acGCCAAAACCAATAGAACTCCTGGTAAAAAGAAAATGCTTTTGATGCGGATGTTGTTAGGAAAATCCTATATATGTTTGGACTCAAATCCAAAGAAATACAGACGGCCTCCGTGCACTAGTTCTGGTTGTTGGCGTGACGACTGTGTTGACATGCATGACCGATTCGACAGCGTCGTTGGAGACGGACAGTGGTTATTTCGGGAATTTGTCGTATACGCTGTTGATCAGTGTTACCCAGAGTACATTATCAACTATGAAAGAAATTGA